A stretch of Episyrphus balteatus chromosome 2, idEpiBalt1.1, whole genome shotgun sequence DNA encodes these proteins:
- the LOC129910727 gene encoding RNA-binding protein RO60 — MMAMDAKQKLKRFCYLGNFEPVYIRPRVGLKVDQLFPPLKELIRTLDDVAFVSYMSDILRQSDHLPRKDEALFAYATYLASDVDIKWKTNVRKAIPHVLKSAEELFMFCKYSKSIHAIQGRKGLSRTTKKAVVAWYEKCTPEELREMWMSHRGMYGFTHKNLIYMCHISDEILGDDVVCTAFMKTCSELIKEDEMKGENMIMDMCTLRTTTKKNEATKIIKNLRLNWDQVPPNLFKFPNIVELLLPQMSLLDIIKKWHTFHQHRHFDNAKIFKTIVSLTNREALQKANLHPSVFLWRMDRLGIPVAAADLQKVPEKRALTMRMGVFQQMFRDSFSLNRAVGLRSFITMTLQDNYKKKYLTQHKKVTYYEAAVSFAFSYFKREKHTDIFAYTDDKVKLAPIPWERGIQFNQAMDVCDHFSYKKSSQRLVQPLMEALSRKQVYDLFLIIVPSAGRSNPNQNSSFLCRFLDKYREMKNKKAKFVIISLLRHKKSMSYSTERNENILEICGLDANTANVIDSFALNRFG, encoded by the exons ATGATGGCAATGGACGCCAAACAAAAGCTAAAACGCTTTTGTTATTTGGGTAACTTTGAGCCAGTCTACATTCGTCCTCGTGTTGGCCTAAAAGTTGATCAACTCTTTCCACCACTCAAAGAATTGATACGCACTCTAGACGATGTTGCATTTGTTTCATATATGAGCGATATCCTACGACAAAGTGACCATTTACCACGTAAAGATGAG GCTTTATTTGCATATGCCACTTATTTGGCTAGCGATGTCGATATCAAATGGAAGACAAATGTGCGAAAAGCTATTCCGCATGTTCTCAAAAGTGCCGAGGAATTGTTTATGTTTTGCAAATACTCAAAATCGATTCATGCAATTCAGGGGCGAAAAGGTTTGTCGAGGACAACCAAAAAAGCTGTTGTAGCTTGGTATGAGAAATGTACTCCTGAGGAGCTACGAGAGATGTGGATGTCACATCGGGGAATGTATGGTTTTACTCATAAGAATCTGATTTACATGTGTCACATTAGTGACGAGATTCTTGGCGACGATGTTGTTTGCACTGCATTTATGAAGACTTGCAGTGAATTGATTAAAGAAGATGAGATGAAAGGTGAGAATATGATTATGGATATGTGTACTCTTCGTACGACCACGAAGAAGAATGAAGCTACAAAGATTATTAAGAATTTAAGATTAAATTGGGATCAAGTTCCTCCGAATTTGTTCAAATTTCCGAATATTGTTGAATTGTTGTTGCCACAAATGAGTTTGTTGGATATTATTAAGAAGTGGCATACTTTTCATCAGCATAGGCATTTTGATAATGCCAAGATTTTCAAGACAATTGTTTCGTTGACGAATAGAGAGGCTTTGCAGAAGGCTAATCTTCATCCATCTGTATTTTTGTGGCGTATGGATCGTTTGGGTATTCCGGTGGCTGCAGCTGATTTGCAAAAG GTCCCAGAAAAACGTGCACTCACAATGCGCATGGGTGTTTTTCAACAGATGTTTAGAGATTCATTCAGCTTGAACCGCGCTGTTGGTTTGCGTTCTTTTATTACAATGACTCTTCAGGataactacaaaaaaa AATATCTAACACAACACAAAAAGGTCACCTACTACGAAGCAGCTGTATCCTTTGCATTCTCTTATTTCAAAAGAGAAAAACATACCGATATTTTTGCGTATACTGATGACAAAGTTAAGCTAGCTCCAATTCCATGGGAGAGAGGAATTCAATTTAATCAAGCTATGGATGTTTGTGATCATTTTAGT TACAAGAAGTCATCCCAACGTTTGGTTCAACCACTAATGGAAGCCCTAAGTCGCAAACAGGTTTATGACTTATTTTTGATTATTGTACCATCCGCTGGCCGAAGTAATcctaatcaaaattcaagtttctTATGCAGATTCTTAGACAAATATCgtgaaatgaaaaacaaaaaagccaa ATTTGTAATAATCAGTTTGTTGAGacacaaaaaatcaatgtcTTATTCAACTGAAAGAAACGAGAATATTTTAGAAATTTGTGGATTAGATGCCAACACTGCAAACGTGATTGACAGTTTTGCCCTTAACAGATTCGGTTAG